GCCGCCCCACTGGGCCGCGTGGCGCTGCCCGCCGAGGTACGACGAGCGGGCCCACACCAGGTCGCGCCCGTGCACCTCACGGGTGACCGCGACGACCGCGTCGTTGAACAGCAGCGTGTACACGTTGTGCAGCTCGGTGCCGGTCATGCCGTTGTGGGCGACCGCGTCGGCGGGCACGCCCTCGGCGAAGTCGGTCTTGAACACGGCCACGCCCTGCGCCAGCAGCGGACGCAGCAGGCCCTGGAACCACGCGGTGGCGTCCGGGTTGGTGAAGTCGACGATGCCGCCCGCCGGGAACGAGCCGTGCCAGGAGTCGGCGACGTACACGCTGCCGTCCGCGCGGCGCAGCAGGTAGCCCAGCTCGGCGGCCTCGGTGAAGCGCGCCGACTTCGCCGACAGGTAGGGGTTCATCCACAGGCACACCCGGAAGCCCTGCTCGCGCAGCTCGGCCAGCATCGCGTCCGGGTCGGGGAAGGCCTTGGCGTCCCAGCTCATCCCGGACCAGGTGCCCTCGGCCTGCCAGTAGCAGTCCAGGTGCAGCACGTCGCAGGGGATGCCGTGGGCGCGGATGGTCGCCGCCCGCTCCAGCACCGCCCGCTGGCTGTCGCGGAAGAAGCCGGACGAGATCCAGGAGCCGAACGCCCACTTCGGCGGGCAGACGGGCCGCCCGGTGAGGGCGTGGTAGCGGTCGATCACGTCGGCGGGGCCGGGACCGGCGAGCACGTAGTACTCGACCAGGTCGTCGGGGACGAGCAGCTGGGTGACGCTGCCGGTGGAGGCGCCGAAGTCGAACTCGACCGGCATGCCCGAGTCGACCACCACCCCGTAGCCGCGGCTGGACTGGTAGAACGGGATGTTCTTGTACGCCCGGTCGGACTCGCTGCCGAAGGCGTCGTAGTTCCACATCACCGGGCGCTGGCCGCGCAGGTTGAGCGCGGTGAAGCGCTCTCCCGTGCCCGACAGGACCTCGTCGGCGGGCAGGCTGAAACTTTCATGAAAAGCCACGATGCGCCCGTCCACCCGCGAGCACCCCAGCGGCAGGTTGCGCATCCGGCCGGAGATGTCGGTCAGGCCCGGATCGCTGCGCAGCAGCAGCCTGCCGTCCGCGTCGTGGAACGACAGCCGCCACGGGCTCAGCGTGATCTCGGCGGTGAGCGGGCCGCTGGTGATGGTGACGGTGTTCTCACCGGCCGATACGGTGGCCACGGCGCCCGGGTCGGGGTGGGTGAGCGGCAGCAGGCGGGCCGAGCGGCTGCGCGCGGACGGGTCCTCGGACAGGCGTACCCGCAGCACGCCGTCGCCCGCGGCGCCGACCTGGATGTGCAGCGTGTTGCCCGCGTCGGTGCGGGCCTGGAACGTCGCGCCGGCCGAGTCCTTGCCGGTCAGCTCGGCCCGGACCACACACTCCGGGCCGGGTTCGCCGTAGGCGCGGCGCGGCAGCTCGGGTGGGTCGGCGGAGAAATACTCGTGAGCCACCAGCGGCGGGCGGAACGGCATCATCGGCTCCCTGTACGGCGTCTACTGCAGATATAACCTGTTTTAGTTTTCCGTGTAGCCAAACAAACGTCAACGGTTGACGCTCGCGAGAGGGGCCTCTAATTTGGCCGCCGTGCCGAACCACCCGTACTTCTACGGCGCCGACTGGAATCCGGAGCAGTGGCCCGAATCCGTCCGCGCCGCCGACCTCGACCTGATGCGCCAGGCCGGGGTCACCGCCGCCACCGTCGGCGTCTTCAGCTGGTCACGGCTGGAGCCCACGCCCGGGGCGTACGACTTCACCCTGCTCGACCGCGTCCTCGACGGGCTGCACGCGGCCGGGATCGGGGCGGTGCTCGCCACCCCGACCGCCTCGCCGCCGCCCTGGTTCACCGTCGCCCACCCCGACGCGCTGGCGCAGCGGCGCGACGGCGTACGCCTGGTGCACGGCTCGCGCGACACGTACTGCGTGAACGCGCCCGCGTACCGGGCCGCGAGCCGGGGCGTCGCCGCCGCGCTGGCCTCCCGCTACGCCCACCACCCGGCCGTGGTGCTGTGGCACGTGCACAACGAGTACGGCACCTGGTGCTTCTGCGACCACTGCGCCGCCGCGTTCCGGGGCTGGCTGCGCGCCCGCCACGGTGATCTCGCCGCGCTCAACGAGGCGTGGTGCACCGACTTCTGGAGCCAGCGCTACGGCGACTGGGCGCAGGTGCTGCCGCCGCGCGCGACGCAGTACCTGACCAACCCCGCGCACGAGCTGGACTACCGGCGCTTCCTGTCCGACAGCATGCTGGCCGCGTACGCCGAGCAGCGGGACGTGATCAAGGCGGTCGCGCCGGACGCGCCCGTCACCACGAACTTCGTGCTCGGCGGGTGGGTGCCGGTCGACCACGCCCGCTGGTCCGGCCAGGTGGATCTGGTCGCCATCGACCACTACCCGTCCTCGCCGGCCGATGCCCCGGCGCAGAGCGCGTTCGCGGCCGACGCCGCGCGGGGCTGGTCCGCCGCGGCCGGCCACGGCGGGCACTGGCTGCTCATGGAGCACGCCCCCGCGCACGTCACCGAGCACGGCGTGCAACGCCGCAAACCACCCGGCATGCTCGCCCGCATCGCGCTGGCCCACATCGCCCGCGGCTCCCGCGGCGCCATGTACTTCCAGTGGCGCGCCAGCCGCGGCGGCGCCGAACAGTGGCACTCCGCCCTGGTCGACCACCCCGGCCCCGACACCCGCCTCTTCCGCGAAGCCGTCGCCCTCGGCACCCGCCTCGCCGACCTGGAAAGGAAGGGCACCTTCTTAACGCATTGCGTAGAGGAAGGGCACCTTCTTAACGCCTCGCCGGTGGCGGTGTGGTTCGACGAGGTGTGCGGGTGGGCGATCGGGGCGTCGCACCTGCCCGCGCCGGTGGACTACCAGGGGATCGTCGAAGGGTGGCACCGGGCGCTGTGGCGGCGCGGCCACGCCGTCGACGTGGTGCCGCCCGCCGCCCGGCTGGGCGGTTACCGGGTGCTCGTCGTCCCGGCGGCGTACCTGCTCACGGACGTCTCGGCGCGGCGGCTCGCGGAGTACGTGCGCGACGGCGGGCACCTGGTGGTGACGTACCTGTCGGGGATCGTGGACGAGCACGCGCGGGTCCGCACCGGCGGCCACCCGGGCGCGTTGCGCGACCTGCTCGGCGTGCGGGTGGAGGAGTTCGACCCGCTGCCCGCGGGGGAGTCGCTGGTCCTCGACTCGGGCGACGTCGCGGCGGCGTGGACGGAGCACCTCACCGCGCCGGACGCCGCGGTGCTCGCCGCGTATCCGGACGGCAGACCCGCGGTGACCAGGCGCGAGCACGGCGCGGGGGTGGCGTACTACGTCTCGTGCGGGCTGGACGACGCCGCGACGGCGCGGCTGCTCGCCGAGGTGTGCGCGGCGGCCGGAACCGAGCCGCTGGTGCCGGATCTACCGGAAGGTGTCGAGGCGGTGGCCACACCGCAGGGGCTGTGGCTGTTCAACCACACCGACCTGACCCACGAGATCGCGGGCCGTGACGTCGCACCGGGGGAGGCCGCGCTCGTCACGTCGGCCAGCACACCGTCGCCGGACTGAATCTTGTGCAGTTCGTGTCGTCCCGGCAGCACGAACTGCACAAGATCTGGTGGGCGTGGCGCCCGGGTGGACGCGGACGGCCGGGTGTGCGGCCCGGCGGGGCGGTCAGCCGCGGGGCTCGATCTCGCCGGGGCGCCAGGTCTGGTCGTACCAGGGCTGCGTCGGGTCGTAGAGGCGGAGCATGGCGAACCAGTGCTTGCCGGGCACGGTCTGGATCCAGTTCGATCCGCGTCCGGGCGGTGGCTCCGGGCCGAACCAGAGGTCGGTGCTGCCGTCCTCGTTCGCGGCGACGGTGCCGGACAGGCTGCTCACGCTCGGCTGCGGCTGATCGGTGACCAGCAGCGAGCGGGTCTGCGTGTCGTACGCGGTGACCGACCAGAAGGCCTTCGCGGGCACCCGCCGGGGCAGGCGCAGCACGTACGAGCGGCCGCCGTCGAGCCACTCGCCGGTGCCGTCCTCAGCGGTGTATGCGTACACCGAGCCGGTCCCGACGGGCGGGTCGGCCATGGCCGGGGTGATCACGGTGGCCAGGTAGTGGAAGGCGGCGCGGGCGTCGAGCAGCCGGGCACCGGCGTGCAGGAACTCGTGGCTGCCGCCGTAGAACAGCCGCTTCCAGGAGGAACCGGGGTGGTAGTACGCCTCGGCGGCGCGCGGCCGGAACGCCAGCGCCCGCGCCATGCCCGCGGCCAGCGGTGCCGCCCGGCCGAGGATCGCGCGCATCCGGTCGTCGGGGGCGAACAGGTCGTCCTTGACGATGCCGACGGCGGCCAGCACGCCGCGCCGCTCGGGGTCGAGCGAGTCCGGCGGCTCCTCCTGGACCACCGTGTCGACCTGCTCGTAGAAGGTCGCGTCGCTGGCGAACACGGTGTCGTGCGGCCGCCCGGTGACGTCGACGAACTCGTTCGGCGGCGGGTAGGCGGCCTGGTCGAGGGGGTAGACGCGGACCTGCCGGATGGTGTCGGCGCCGTCGAGGGCGCGGAACACCGCCCAGTTGGTGTAGGTCGGGCAGCGGAACACGTAGTAGCCGTCCGGGAACTCGCCCTCATGGTCGGGCGGCAGGAACAGGTACTTGCCGCCCCGGCCCTCGTCGGGACCGGCCAGGCCCAGGTCGGTGACGTGCCGGAACCAGAAGTCGTCCACCACGCACCGCGAGTTCGGCGGGGCCTCGACCACGGTCGGGCCGTCCCGGTTCAGGTCGAGGAACGTGTGGGCGAACGCGGTGTCGGTGTCGGGTGTCAGATACAGGCTGGTCGACTCGGGGCGCGGGCCGGTGATCGCGATCTGGCGGGCCGAGGTGACGCCGATGTTGCGCAGCCCGGCCCGCATCGCGGCCAGCGACGCGGCGGGCATGGCCACCAGGAACGCCTCGACCGCGCGCATCAGGTCGAGCGCGTCGTACAGTCCGGCGACGCTGTCCGGCGCGGGCAGGCCGTCGGCGAACGCGAACCGGCCCAGCGGCGTGTTCAGCTGATCCGGCACGCCGAGCGACGCCAGGATCTCCTTCGGGATGGACAACTCCGGCCTCCTGCCCCCACGTCCGCGCCTTATCGCACGGTATGCGCAGAAGGAGAGGCCCGTCCGGCGATCGCGTTATTCGGCGACCGCGCGCAGCGGGCGGCGGGCCGGCGCGGGCACGTGCCCGTTGGCGGACGCCTGGCTCGGCGGCAGCGGCACCTGGCCCGAGGCGGTCGCCGGCAGGTAGCCGTGGTGCCCGTTGGCCACCGGGTGGCCGTTGGCGATCGGGTGCCCGTTGGCGGCGGGGTGGTGCCCGTTCGATGCGGCGGGGCCGGTGGCCGAGGGCGGCTGCGTGCTCGAGATCGGGACCATGACCGGCACGTATCCGCCGGTCGCGGGCTCCGGCTCGGCGGCCGCGGCGGGCACCGGGATGGCGGTGGTGGGGATCGCGCCGGTGCGCGGGCCGGGCTGGGACGCGCCGGGCACCTGGAACACGCCGCGGGCCGGGTGGTCGGGCAGGCCGGGCACCGAGACGGAGGTGAACCGCACCGGCAGCGGCACCGGCTCGGCCACCAGGTCGTGCTGCGGCTCGGCGTACCTGGTGAGCGCGATGACGGCGCCCAGCGTGACCACGAAGCCCAGCGCGGCGACCCAGGCCATGCCGGGGCGGATCTGGTCGCCGAGCAGCAGCATGCCGATCGCGGCGGCGGGCGCCGCACCGGCGGCGTCCATCGCGGCGACCGCGGCGTTGGTGGAGCCGCGCTGCATGGCGAGACCCAGCAGCAGCTGGCCCGTGAGTGAATGTGCGATGACTAGATAGAGCAGCGGATTCAGGCCGAACTCGACGATGCTCTGCGCCGAGGCCAGCGGCCGGGCGGCGATCGCGGCGGAGGCGAAGCAGAGGCCCGCGAGCGAGCCCAGCACCACCGAGCCGAGCACGCCCTTCACCTTGCCCGCGAAGGTGCTCACGCCCGCGATCACGGCCAGCGCCACGACCAGCGAGATGATGCCCTTGGCGTCCAGCGGCTCGGCGTGGCCCGGCTTGGCCGACGCGGCCAGCATGCCGATGCCCGCGACCACCGCTGTGAGCAGCAGGATCTCCGCGGGCGGCAGCTTCCACTTGAGCACCAGCACCCCGGCGAACGCGGTGACGCACAGGCCCGCGGTCACCGCCGACTGCACCAGGAACAGCGGCAGGTCGCGCCGCGCGCCCAGGGCGAGGATGAAACCGAGGATCTGGCAGCCGAGACCGAGCAGGTACGTACGGTTGCCGAACAGCCGCAGCAGCAGACCCGGATCAAGGTTCTCGGTCGTCGCTGTGCGTGTCGCCGCGACGGACTGCAGCAGGTTGGCGATGCCGTACGCGGCGATCATCGCCGCCAGGAACCACCAGCCAGAGGACACCACCCACGCAGCTTAGACCCTTAGGGGTCGGCAGCGCCCTACCCGGAGCCGACTTAACCGAGTGAATGATGCTGACTACAGAGCGCGAAGACCGGCCGGGCTCAACCGCTCCAGCACGTCGTCGTGCAGCAGGCCGTTGGTGGCCACGGCCGAGCCGCCGTTCGCGCCCGGCCGACCGGACAGGTCGGTGAACGTGCCGCCCGCCTCGGTCACGATCGGCACCAGCGCGGCGGTGTCCCACAGCATCAGCTCGGGCTCGATCATGATGTCCAGCGCGCCCTCGGCCAGCAGCATGTAGCCGTAGAAGTCGCCGTACGCGCGGCTGCGCCAGGTCTTGCGCATCAGGTCGAGCACCGAGGCCAGGCGGCCGGTCTGCTCCCAGCCGTCCAGGGAGGAGTAGCAGAAGCTCGCGTCGGCCAGGCGGCGCACCCCGGAGACCCGGATCGGCTGCGCGGCGGCCTGGTGGCGGCCCGCGAACGCGCCCAGCCCGCGCGCGGCCCACCAGCGGCGGCCCAGTGCGGGCGCGGAGACCATGCCGACGACCGGCTCGTCGCCCTCCATCAGCGCGATCAGGGTGCCCCAGATCGGCACCCCGCGGATGAAGTTCTTGGTGCCGTCGATCGGGTCGATGACCCACTGCCGGCTGCCGCTGGCGCCGGTCACCCCGAACTCCTCGCCCAGCACCCCGTCCCGCGAGCGGGTGCGGGCCAGCGTCGAGCGCAGCGCCTTCTCCACCGCCGTGTCCGCGTCCGAGACCGGGGTCAGGTCCGGCTTGCTCTCGACGTACAGGTCGAGCGCCTTGAACCGGGACATGGAGATGCTGTCGGCGGTGTCCGCCAGCACATGGGCAAGCCCAAGGTCATCGGAGTAGCGGGCCATGGCGAGAACTTATCGGATCTCCCTGCGTCCCTGGTACCGGGTTGGCCGACCCGCCCGAAATGGGAACGCGTGGATCAGCACGTACGGGGTACCTTCCACCCCATGGGCGCGGATGCGGAGAAGGTGCTCCGGACGTTCCTCGACGAGCACGGGCGGATTTCGGCGATCCCCGCGAAGGCGGGCAAGCGGCGGGTGCTGCTGGAGCACATCGTCGCGGCGTTCGAGCCCGGGGTGAAGATGACCGAGCGCGAGGTCGACGCCGTGCTGCGGGCGTTCTACGAGCCCGACTGGGTGTCGCTGCGGCGCTACCTGATCGACACCGGCCTGATGGCCCGCGCCGACGGGGTCTACTGGCGCACCGGCGGCTACGTCGAGGTCTGACCGGCCACGCCGGTCACGGGCGGGGAGCGGACGGGCCGCGCTCGTCGGCCGGGCCGGGCTCGGCGTCCCCGGAGCGGGACGCGAGCAGGCGGCGGAACGACGCCAGCCGCCGCGCGTCGGCCTTGCCCTGCGCCACCCAGCCGTCCAGCGCGCACTCGCCCCCGCTGTGCTCGCAGTTGGGCGGGCAGTCGACGGTGCCCTCGACCAGGTCGGGGAAGCCGTGCAGCAGGTCGTCGGAGGAGACCAGGGCCAGGCCGAAGCTGCGTACGCCAGGGGTGTCGATGATCCAGGACTCGCGCTTGTCGGGCAGCCGCAGCGCGACCGCGCTGGTCGAGGTGTGCCGGCCCTTGCCGATCGCGCTGACCACGCCCACCGCCCGGCCCGCGTCCGGGATCAGCCGGTTGACCAGCGTCGACTTGCCCACGCCGGAGTGCCCGACCAGCACCGACACCCGGCCGGACAGCTTCTCGCGCAGCTCGGCCAGGTCGCCGTCAGGGCGGGTCAGCACGTAGGCCAGGTCCAGCTCGGTGTAGTAGCTCAGCAGCTGCTCCGGCCCGGCCAGGTCCGCCTTGGTCAGGCACAGCAGCGGCTCGATGTCGGCGGCGTACGCGGCGACCAGGCAGCGGTCGATGAAGCCCGCCCGCGGTGGCGGGTCGGCCAGCGCGCTCACGATGACCAGCTGGTCGGCGTTGGCCACCACCACCCGCTCGATACGCCCCTCGGCCGTGGTGTCGTCGTCGTCGGCGGTGCGCCGCAGCACCGACCGGCGCTCCTCGATCCGCACGATCCGGGCGAGGCTGCCCGGGTCGCCGGTGACGTCGCCGACCAGGCCGACGTCGTCACCGACGACCACCGACTTGCGGCCCAGCTCGCGGGCGCGCATCGCGGTGACCTCGAACGTCTTGCGCCCCTCGGTCACCACGCAGGTGTAGCGGCCGCGGTCGACGGCCACCACGAAGCCGGTCACCGCGTCGTCGTGCTTCGGGCGGGTGCGGGTGCGCGGACGCGAGCGGGACGACTTGGTGGCCCGCACCTTCACGTCGTCCTCGTCGTACTCCCGCTTGCGCTTCACGGCTGCACCCTCATCGTCCGGCGACCACCGCGCTCCATAGTGCCGGGAATTCGGGCAGCGTCTTGGCGGTACACGCCACGT
The Catellatospora sp. IY07-71 DNA segment above includes these coding regions:
- a CDS encoding beta-galactosidase, which encodes MPNHPYFYGADWNPEQWPESVRAADLDLMRQAGVTAATVGVFSWSRLEPTPGAYDFTLLDRVLDGLHAAGIGAVLATPTASPPPWFTVAHPDALAQRRDGVRLVHGSRDTYCVNAPAYRAASRGVAAALASRYAHHPAVVLWHVHNEYGTWCFCDHCAAAFRGWLRARHGDLAALNEAWCTDFWSQRYGDWAQVLPPRATQYLTNPAHELDYRRFLSDSMLAAYAEQRDVIKAVAPDAPVTTNFVLGGWVPVDHARWSGQVDLVAIDHYPSSPADAPAQSAFAADAARGWSAAAGHGGHWLLMEHAPAHVTEHGVQRRKPPGMLARIALAHIARGSRGAMYFQWRASRGGAEQWHSALVDHPGPDTRLFREAVALGTRLADLERKGTFLTHCVEEGHLLNASPVAVWFDEVCGWAIGASHLPAPVDYQGIVEGWHRALWRRGHAVDVVPPAARLGGYRVLVVPAAYLLTDVSARRLAEYVRDGGHLVVTYLSGIVDEHARVRTGGHPGALRDLLGVRVEEFDPLPAGESLVLDSGDVAAAWTEHLTAPDAAVLAAYPDGRPAVTRREHGAGVAYYVSCGLDDAATARLLAEVCAAAGTEPLVPDLPEGVEAVATPQGLWLFNHTDLTHEIAGRDVAPGEAALVTSASTPSPD
- the rsgA gene encoding ribosome small subunit-dependent GTPase A, with the protein product MRATKSSRSRPRTRTRPKHDDAVTGFVVAVDRGRYTCVVTEGRKTFEVTAMRARELGRKSVVVGDDVGLVGDVTGDPGSLARIVRIEERRSVLRRTADDDDTTAEGRIERVVVANADQLVIVSALADPPPRAGFIDRCLVAAYAADIEPLLCLTKADLAGPEQLLSYYTELDLAYVLTRPDGDLAELREKLSGRVSVLVGHSGVGKSTLVNRLIPDAGRAVGVVSAIGKGRHTSTSAVALRLPDKRESWIIDTPGVRSFGLALVSSDDLLHGFPDLVEGTVDCPPNCEHSGGECALDGWVAQGKADARRLASFRRLLASRSGDAEPGPADERGPSAPRP
- a CDS encoding DUF2087 domain-containing protein, with the translated sequence MGADAEKVLRTFLDEHGRISAIPAKAGKRRVLLEHIVAAFEPGVKMTEREVDAVLRAFYEPDWVSLRRYLIDTGLMARADGVYWRTGGYVEV
- a CDS encoding DUF1254 domain-containing protein produces the protein MSIPKEILASLGVPDQLNTPLGRFAFADGLPAPDSVAGLYDALDLMRAVEAFLVAMPAASLAAMRAGLRNIGVTSARQIAITGPRPESTSLYLTPDTDTAFAHTFLDLNRDGPTVVEAPPNSRCVVDDFWFRHVTDLGLAGPDEGRGGKYLFLPPDHEGEFPDGYYVFRCPTYTNWAVFRALDGADTIRQVRVYPLDQAAYPPPNEFVDVTGRPHDTVFASDATFYEQVDTVVQEEPPDSLDPERRGVLAAVGIVKDDLFAPDDRMRAILGRAAPLAAGMARALAFRPRAAEAYYHPGSSWKRLFYGGSHEFLHAGARLLDARAAFHYLATVITPAMADPPVGTGSVYAYTAEDGTGEWLDGGRSYVLRLPRRVPAKAFWSVTAYDTQTRSLLVTDQPQPSVSSLSGTVAANEDGSTDLWFGPEPPPGRGSNWIQTVPGKHWFAMLRLYDPTQPWYDQTWRPGEIEPRG
- a CDS encoding TIM-barrel domain-containing protein, giving the protein MPFRPPLVAHEYFSADPPELPRRAYGEPGPECVVRAELTGKDSAGATFQARTDAGNTLHIQVGAAGDGVLRVRLSEDPSARSRSARLLPLTHPDPGAVATVSAGENTVTITSGPLTAEITLSPWRLSFHDADGRLLLRSDPGLTDISGRMRNLPLGCSRVDGRIVAFHESFSLPADEVLSGTGERFTALNLRGQRPVMWNYDAFGSESDRAYKNIPFYQSSRGYGVVVDSGMPVEFDFGASTGSVTQLLVPDDLVEYYVLAGPGPADVIDRYHALTGRPVCPPKWAFGSWISSGFFRDSQRAVLERAATIRAHGIPCDVLHLDCYWQAEGTWSGMSWDAKAFPDPDAMLAELREQGFRVCLWMNPYLSAKSARFTEAAELGYLLRRADGSVYVADSWHGSFPAGGIVDFTNPDATAWFQGLLRPLLAQGVAVFKTDFAEGVPADAVAHNGMTGTELHNVYTLLFNDAVVAVTREVHGRDLVWARSSYLGGQRHAAQWGGDTMCSYEALASSMNGGLAHGLSGVPYWSHDTGGFCGVPSDDLFLRWAQFGALSPLLRFHGTTTREPWRFPAVEPAVIETLRLRYRIMPYLYSLALRAAETGEPMMRALAVDSPADPGSWRAEHVYRLGPDLLVAPMISEAQQRDVYLPPGEWVDWWTGDAVAGGRTLRVAPPLEQVPLWVRRDALLPVAVPADRLADGPWERLTLLSFGGGDGRCEIRDDGHASTVAARRDGDTLSVTIAGPARVTAIAFPTVAGGTPPATVLVNGDEATLSMVDGLLTATWQAPGD
- the hisN gene encoding histidinol-phosphatase, whose protein sequence is MARYSDDLGLAHVLADTADSISMSRFKALDLYVESKPDLTPVSDADTAVEKALRSTLARTRSRDGVLGEEFGVTGASGSRQWVIDPIDGTKNFIRGVPIWGTLIALMEGDEPVVGMVSAPALGRRWWAARGLGAFAGRHQAAAQPIRVSGVRRLADASFCYSSLDGWEQTGRLASVLDLMRKTWRSRAYGDFYGYMLLAEGALDIMIEPELMLWDTAALVPIVTEAGGTFTDLSGRPGANGGSAVATNGLLHDDVLERLSPAGLRAL